Proteins encoded within one genomic window of Papio anubis isolate 15944 chromosome X, Panubis1.0, whole genome shotgun sequence:
- the LOC100998514 gene encoding cancer/testis antigen 47B-like: MSLELTKNPWLTLPVPPPVACQPESFPPCLSPLRPALEGGSWDWLPALPTLGCPLRQTLIPSVRRQTLILSAARPSPPLSHNHLRGHRLHHRRLSLVATSVEALTGVMSATGDQDPIQEDRKAPVSQERAQAEAGGDREAGDSGPDSGDMVPVAEVAGVTGPTRGLGEEEGEQAAGLAAAPVVRNPEEDSEIRIVEEEEEEEERNEAGNFDLVAATRRYPIIGFRVEFLDMVHSLLRRIYHNDHILIGMRGGRLMRRPRTAAPSGSNEPALLLVRERLGVGAMGPEGEGLGLLQEAASVPEPEVPADQAEMTREPAEESAEEASEEHAEEAAEEELAEEAAEEPATEEPAAEEEAAEEPAAEEAAAPEEVTKYQHEKWDEKAQDSAGEEEKEQEKEKDEKNKVKNSKGT; the protein is encoded by the exons ATGAGCTTAGAGCTCACTAAGAACCCCTGGTTGACCCTCCCGGTCCCGCCCCCTGTCGCCTGCCAACCGGAATCTTTCCCGCCTTGTCTAAGTCCTCTCAGGCCAGCCTTGGAAGGAGGCTCCTGGGATTGGCTCCCTGCCCTTCCCACCTTAGGGTGTCCTCTGAGACAGACTCTTATTCCCTCAGTAAGGAGACAGACTCTTATTCTCTCAGCAGCCAGACCCTCACCTCCCCTCAGCCACAACCACCTCAGAGGCCACCGACTTCACCATCGTCGCCTCAGCCTAGTCGCCACTTCAGTTGAGGCACTGACTGGCGTCATGTCTGCCACGGGGGATCAAGACCCGATCCAAGAGGACCGGAAGGCCCCAGTGAGCCAGGAGAGAGCACAGGCCGAGGCGGGAGGTGACCGGGAGGCTGGTGACTCTGGCCCAGACAGTGGCGACATGGTGCCCGTGGCTGAGGTGGCCGGAGTCACAGGGCCCACGAGAGGCcttggggaggaggagggtgagCAGGCGGCAGGCTTGGCCGCAGCCCCTGTGGTCAGGAACCCCGAGGAAGACTCAGAGATCAGGATAGTA gaggaggaagaggaggaggaagagaggaatgaGGCGGGCAACTTTGATTTGGTCGCGGCCACCCGTCGCTACCCCATAATAGGCTTTCGCGTGGAGTTTCTGGACATGGTCCACTCCCTTCTCCGCCGCATCTATCACAACGACCACATCCTGATCGGGATGCGTGGCGGCCGCCTGATGCGGAGGCCCCGCACTGCGGCGCCCAGTGGCTCAAATGAGCCCGCACTGTTGCTGGTGCGTgagaggctgggcgtgggggcCATGGGCCCTGAGGGCGAGGGCCTGGGCCTGCTCCAGGAGGCCGCGTCGGTCCCAGAGCCTGAGGTGCCAGCAGACCAGGCTGAGATGACCAGGGAGCCTGCAGAAGAGTCCGCAGAGGAGGCCTCAGAGGAGCACGCAGAGGAGGCCgcagaggaggagcttgcagagGAGGCCGCAGAGGAACCGGCCACAGAGGAACCAGCTGCAGAGGAGGAGGCCGCAGAGGAACCGGCCGCAGAGGAGGCTGCTGCTCCCGAGG AAGTCACTAAATATCAGCATGAAAAGTGGGATGAAAAGGCCCAAGATTCTGCAGGcgaggaagagaaagaacaagagaaagagaaggatgagAAAAACAAGGTGAAGAACTCCAAAGGGACCTAG